From the genome of Monomorium pharaonis isolate MP-MQ-018 chromosome 2, ASM1337386v2, whole genome shotgun sequence, one region includes:
- the LOC105828522 gene encoding E3 ubiquitin-protein ligase parkin isoform X1, which yields MSFWFNLIKNAFFEMLQLFWFGKQKISNSLSIYIKTNTGNTLSVELNPKWDIKNLKEIVAPRMGIAPEDIKIIFAGKELHNSTIIEECDLGQQSILHAIRTPHKILNKRQDITNSVKKSAETINLNDSGSKPMNETLMDLPLDESDQQNLALEEQQENRAHFYVYCSDPCKDVTVGKLRVKCARCGSGAVTVDRDPQCWPDVLQPRRIIVHCEIDSCPVTSEQNLFNDETDNQVSYARFYFKCAKHPSLGENDEAVPLYLIKPNLKNIPCLACTDIREVVLVFPCEAGHVTCLDCFREYCSIRLYERKFEFDTTEGYYTLSCPAGCSDSFIRQVHHFHLLSTEQYERYQRFGTEEYVLRAGGLLCPRPNCGMGIIPPKDTECRKIQCIGGCDYVFCRICLQGYHVGECESQMLEISTSVFSSKNYSIDSIRANEAKWEEASRKTIQISTKPCPKCRTPTERDGGCMHIVCTRAGCGYHWCWICQTEWTRECMAFSTSLG from the exons ATGAGCTTTtggtttaatttaataaaaaacgcgTTTTTCGAAATGTTACAACTATTTTGGTTTGGCAAACAGAAgatatcaaattctttaagcatatatattaaaacgaATACAGGTAATACACTTTCTGTCGAATTAAATCCAAAATGggatataaaaaatctaaaggaAATTGTCGCACCTCGGATGGGAATAGCACcagaagatattaaaattatatttgcaggTAAAGAGCTGCACAATTCAACTATAATAGAG GAATGTGATTTAGGGCAACAAAGCATTTTACATGCTATACGGACGCCTCATAAAATACTGAATAAAAGGCAAGATATCAccaattctgtaaaaaaatctgcagagactattaatttaaatgacaGTGGCAGCAAACCTATGAACGAGACACTTATGGATTTACCTTTAGATGAATCGGATCAACAGAATTTAGCCTTGGAAG AACAGCAAGAAAATCGAGCACATTTTTACGTATACTGTTCGGATCCTTGTAAAGATGTGACGGTGGGTAAATTAAGAGTCAAATGTGCAAGATGTGGTAGTGGTGCTGTAACTGTCGATAGAGATCCTCAATGTTGGCCAGATGTGTTGCAACCAAGGAGAATAATTGTACATTGCGAAATTGATTCTTGTCCTGTAACTTCagaacaaaatttgtttaatgatGAAACAGATAATCAAGTTTCTTATGCtcgtttttactttaaatgtgCCAAGCATCCCAGTTTGGGAGAGAACGATGAAGCTGTACccttatatcttataaaaccaaacttaaaaaatatcccTTGTTTAGCTTGCACGGATATCAG AGAAGTTGTACTGGTGTTTCCATGTGAAGCTGGTCATGTGACTTGTCTTGACTGCTTTCGTGAATATTGCTCAATTCGTTTATACGAACGGAAATTTGAGTTTGATACTACTGAGGGTTATTACACATTATCTTGCCCTGCTGGATGCTCTGATTCCTTTATTCGTCAAGTTCATCATTTCCATCTACTTAGTACAGAACAG TATGAAAGATATCAACGATTTGGTACAGAAGAATATGTTTTACGTGCTGGTGGGCTTTTGTGTCCAAGACCCAATTGTGGGATGGGTATTATACCACCAAAGGATACAGAATGCAGGAAAATTCAGTGCATTGGTGGATGTGAC tatgtCTTTTGCAGAATTTGTTTACAAGGATATCATGTAGGAGAATGCGAATCACAAATGTTGGAAATATCTACAAGtgttttttcttctaaaaattattcaatagaTTCTATAAGAGCCAACGAA GCTAAATGGGAGGAAGCTAGCAGAAAAACGATACAGATATCTACAAAACCTTGTCCCAAATGCAGAACTCCTACTGAACGAGATG gaGGTTGTATGCATATAGTGTGTACAAGAGCTGGATGTGGCTATCATTGGTGTTGGATATGTCAAACAGAATGGACTAGAGAGTGCATGG CATTTTCGACCAGCTTGGGTTAA
- the LOC118644261 gene encoding THAP domain-containing protein 1-like isoform X2: MIRGGHSCTMHNCPNISGRVPGLSFFRFPKDEERCKLWLKNCGRTIEVPTENLYKTYRVCGNHFDSTMFLNDLKNRLQSHAVPKLAINLNIENENMVLKYITLETQVHNSSLISDTQLYSPCNDQDVNIIIDQDDQDNRRNQEVQTEQSSIRQEKKIKTDRILSIHSPRKTKLKKKIHLLQRKLRKVKEQLKQRKQVIQRTVRSSLCQNIVMQQINYYHRLLRLL; encoded by the exons atgatTAGAGGTGGGCACAGTTGTACTATGCATAACTGTCCAAATATTTCGGGACGAGTACCTGGGTTAAGCTTTTTTCGTTTCCCGAAAGATGAAGaaag ATGTAAGTTATGGTTAAAAAATTGCGGACGTACAATTGAAGTTCCAACagagaatttatataaaacataccGAGTTTGTGGAAATCATTTTGATTCTACGATGTTCTTAAATGATTTGAAGAATCGCCTTCAATCACACGCAGTTCCAAAacttgcaataaatttaaacatagaAAACGAAAATATGGTACTCAAGTACATAACTCTTGAAACTCAAGTACATAACTCTTCATTAATTTCTGATACTCAGTTATATTCTCCATGTAATG ATCAGgatgtaaacattattatagaTCAAGACGATCAAGACAATCGAAGAAATCAAGAAGTACAAACTGAACAATCATCTATTAGAcaagagaagaaaataaaaacagatcgCATATTATCTATTCATTCACCGCGAAAaacgaaattgaaaaagaaaatccatttattacaaagaaaattacgaaaagttaaggaacaattaaaacaaagaaagcaAGTTATACAAAGAACAGTAAGAAGTTCTCTCTGCCAGAATATTGTGATGCAACAGATCAATTACTACCACCGTCTATTGCGACTTTTGTGA
- the LOC105828522 gene encoding E3 ubiquitin-protein ligase parkin isoform X3 has protein sequence MSFWFNLIKNAFFEMLQLFWFGKQKISNSLSIYIKTNTGKELHNSTIIEECDLGQQSILHAIRTPHKILNKRQDITNSVKKSAETINLNDSGSKPMNETLMDLPLDESDQQNLALEEQQENRAHFYVYCSDPCKDVTVGKLRVKCARCGSGAVTVDRDPQCWPDVLQPRRIIVHCEIDSCPVTSEQNLFNDETDNQVSYARFYFKCAKHPSLGENDEAVPLYLIKPNLKNIPCLACTDIREVVLVFPCEAGHVTCLDCFREYCSIRLYERKFEFDTTEGYYTLSCPAGCSDSFIRQVHHFHLLSTEQYERYQRFGTEEYVLRAGGLLCPRPNCGMGIIPPKDTECRKIQCIGGCDYVFCRICLQGYHVGECESQMLEISTSVFSSKNYSIDSIRANEAKWEEASRKTIQISTKPCPKCRTPTERDGGCMHIVCTRAGCGYHWCWICQTEWTRECMAFSTSLG, from the exons ATGAGCTTTtggtttaatttaataaaaaacgcgTTTTTCGAAATGTTACAACTATTTTGGTTTGGCAAACAGAAgatatcaaattctttaagcatatatattaaaacgaATACAG gTAAAGAGCTGCACAATTCAACTATAATAGAG GAATGTGATTTAGGGCAACAAAGCATTTTACATGCTATACGGACGCCTCATAAAATACTGAATAAAAGGCAAGATATCAccaattctgtaaaaaaatctgcagagactattaatttaaatgacaGTGGCAGCAAACCTATGAACGAGACACTTATGGATTTACCTTTAGATGAATCGGATCAACAGAATTTAGCCTTGGAAG AACAGCAAGAAAATCGAGCACATTTTTACGTATACTGTTCGGATCCTTGTAAAGATGTGACGGTGGGTAAATTAAGAGTCAAATGTGCAAGATGTGGTAGTGGTGCTGTAACTGTCGATAGAGATCCTCAATGTTGGCCAGATGTGTTGCAACCAAGGAGAATAATTGTACATTGCGAAATTGATTCTTGTCCTGTAACTTCagaacaaaatttgtttaatgatGAAACAGATAATCAAGTTTCTTATGCtcgtttttactttaaatgtgCCAAGCATCCCAGTTTGGGAGAGAACGATGAAGCTGTACccttatatcttataaaaccaaacttaaaaaatatcccTTGTTTAGCTTGCACGGATATCAG AGAAGTTGTACTGGTGTTTCCATGTGAAGCTGGTCATGTGACTTGTCTTGACTGCTTTCGTGAATATTGCTCAATTCGTTTATACGAACGGAAATTTGAGTTTGATACTACTGAGGGTTATTACACATTATCTTGCCCTGCTGGATGCTCTGATTCCTTTATTCGTCAAGTTCATCATTTCCATCTACTTAGTACAGAACAG TATGAAAGATATCAACGATTTGGTACAGAAGAATATGTTTTACGTGCTGGTGGGCTTTTGTGTCCAAGACCCAATTGTGGGATGGGTATTATACCACCAAAGGATACAGAATGCAGGAAAATTCAGTGCATTGGTGGATGTGAC tatgtCTTTTGCAGAATTTGTTTACAAGGATATCATGTAGGAGAATGCGAATCACAAATGTTGGAAATATCTACAAGtgttttttcttctaaaaattattcaatagaTTCTATAAGAGCCAACGAA GCTAAATGGGAGGAAGCTAGCAGAAAAACGATACAGATATCTACAAAACCTTGTCCCAAATGCAGAACTCCTACTGAACGAGATG gaGGTTGTATGCATATAGTGTGTACAAGAGCTGGATGTGGCTATCATTGGTGTTGGATATGTCAAACAGAATGGACTAGAGAGTGCATGG CATTTTCGACCAGCTTGGGTTAA
- the LOC118644261 gene encoding THAP domain-containing protein 1-like isoform X1, with translation MIRGGHSCTMHNCPNISGRVPGLSFFRFPKDEERCKLWLKNCGRTIEVPTENLYKTYRVCGNHFDSTMFLNDLKNRLQSHAVPKLAINLNIENENMVLKYITLETQVHNSSLISDTQLYSPCNVTDQDVNIIIDQDDQDNRRNQEVQTEQSSIRQEKKIKTDRILSIHSPRKTKLKKKIHLLQRKLRKVKEQLKQRKQVIQRTVRSSLCQNIVMQQINYYHRLLRLL, from the exons atgatTAGAGGTGGGCACAGTTGTACTATGCATAACTGTCCAAATATTTCGGGACGAGTACCTGGGTTAAGCTTTTTTCGTTTCCCGAAAGATGAAGaaag ATGTAAGTTATGGTTAAAAAATTGCGGACGTACAATTGAAGTTCCAACagagaatttatataaaacataccGAGTTTGTGGAAATCATTTTGATTCTACGATGTTCTTAAATGATTTGAAGAATCGCCTTCAATCACACGCAGTTCCAAAacttgcaataaatttaaacatagaAAACGAAAATATGGTACTCAAGTACATAACTCTTGAAACTCAAGTACATAACTCTTCATTAATTTCTGATACTCAGTTATATTCTCCATGTAATG ttacaGATCAGgatgtaaacattattatagaTCAAGACGATCAAGACAATCGAAGAAATCAAGAAGTACAAACTGAACAATCATCTATTAGAcaagagaagaaaataaaaacagatcgCATATTATCTATTCATTCACCGCGAAAaacgaaattgaaaaagaaaatccatttattacaaagaaaattacgaaaagttaaggaacaattaaaacaaagaaagcaAGTTATACAAAGAACAGTAAGAAGTTCTCTCTGCCAGAATATTGTGATGCAACAGATCAATTACTACCACCGTCTATTGCGACTTTTGTGA
- the LOC105828522 gene encoding E3 ubiquitin-protein ligase parkin isoform X2 has product MSFWFNLIKNAFFEMLQLFWFGKQKISNSLSIYIKTNTGNTLSVELNPKWDIKNLKEIVAPRMGIAPEDIKIIFAGKELHNSTIIEECDLGQQSILHAIRTPHKILNKRQDITNSVKKSAETINLNDSGSKPMNETLMDLPLDESDQQNLALEEQQENRAHFYVYCSDPCKDVTVGKLRVKCARCGSGAVTVDRDPQCWPDVLQPRRIIVHCEIDSCPVTSEQNLFNDETDNQVSYARFYFKCAKHPSLGENDEAVPLYLIKPNLKNIPCLACTDIREVVLVFPCEAGHVTCLDCFREYCSIRLYERKFEFDTTEGYYTLSCPAGCSDSFIRQVHHFHLLSTEQYERYQRFGTEEYVLRAGGLLCPRPNCGMGIIPPKDTECRKIQCIGGCDYVFCRICLQGYHVGECESQMLEISTSVFSSKNYSIDSIRANEAKWEEASRKTIQISTKPCPKCRTPTERDGGCMHIVCTRAGCGYHWCWICQTEWTRECMGNHWFG; this is encoded by the exons ATGAGCTTTtggtttaatttaataaaaaacgcgTTTTTCGAAATGTTACAACTATTTTGGTTTGGCAAACAGAAgatatcaaattctttaagcatatatattaaaacgaATACAGGTAATACACTTTCTGTCGAATTAAATCCAAAATGggatataaaaaatctaaaggaAATTGTCGCACCTCGGATGGGAATAGCACcagaagatattaaaattatatttgcaggTAAAGAGCTGCACAATTCAACTATAATAGAG GAATGTGATTTAGGGCAACAAAGCATTTTACATGCTATACGGACGCCTCATAAAATACTGAATAAAAGGCAAGATATCAccaattctgtaaaaaaatctgcagagactattaatttaaatgacaGTGGCAGCAAACCTATGAACGAGACACTTATGGATTTACCTTTAGATGAATCGGATCAACAGAATTTAGCCTTGGAAG AACAGCAAGAAAATCGAGCACATTTTTACGTATACTGTTCGGATCCTTGTAAAGATGTGACGGTGGGTAAATTAAGAGTCAAATGTGCAAGATGTGGTAGTGGTGCTGTAACTGTCGATAGAGATCCTCAATGTTGGCCAGATGTGTTGCAACCAAGGAGAATAATTGTACATTGCGAAATTGATTCTTGTCCTGTAACTTCagaacaaaatttgtttaatgatGAAACAGATAATCAAGTTTCTTATGCtcgtttttactttaaatgtgCCAAGCATCCCAGTTTGGGAGAGAACGATGAAGCTGTACccttatatcttataaaaccaaacttaaaaaatatcccTTGTTTAGCTTGCACGGATATCAG AGAAGTTGTACTGGTGTTTCCATGTGAAGCTGGTCATGTGACTTGTCTTGACTGCTTTCGTGAATATTGCTCAATTCGTTTATACGAACGGAAATTTGAGTTTGATACTACTGAGGGTTATTACACATTATCTTGCCCTGCTGGATGCTCTGATTCCTTTATTCGTCAAGTTCATCATTTCCATCTACTTAGTACAGAACAG TATGAAAGATATCAACGATTTGGTACAGAAGAATATGTTTTACGTGCTGGTGGGCTTTTGTGTCCAAGACCCAATTGTGGGATGGGTATTATACCACCAAAGGATACAGAATGCAGGAAAATTCAGTGCATTGGTGGATGTGAC tatgtCTTTTGCAGAATTTGTTTACAAGGATATCATGTAGGAGAATGCGAATCACAAATGTTGGAAATATCTACAAGtgttttttcttctaaaaattattcaatagaTTCTATAAGAGCCAACGAA GCTAAATGGGAGGAAGCTAGCAGAAAAACGATACAGATATCTACAAAACCTTGTCCCAAATGCAGAACTCCTACTGAACGAGATG gaGGTTGTATGCATATAGTGTGTACAAGAGCTGGATGTGGCTATCATTGGTGTTGGATATGTCAAACAGAATGGACTAGAGAGTGCATGGGTAATCATTGGTTTGgataa